The window GACGCATTCTTCTTCCATGGAGGCAGTGAAGGCCTCTATGCTTCCAAGCTCCATGAACCCACTAGCGCTTCTGAAACCAAACAATCTCTCAAGGGAAAGTCCAGCATCAGGtacttcaaaaaaattttcttaactttcttcATTTGGACTTTGCTTGTTGCGTTGAGTTTCATGGGAATAAGCATCTCTTTGTAATTTATATGCTGTTGGTTTGTGTCGCTTTCACACGATGAATCCTTATCATCATTCCCCAGAACACTATTATACTACTTGCATTCAAAACCCTAACTACtgtttagttataattttgatcgatcatgtttaattttaactGACTGAACAAGGACGCTGCGATGCCATAACTACTCTACTCCAATTGTCTGTTAAAATTTAGCAATGGTTATTGATGTCAGTCTCCCTGTTGGAATTTCAGTTTTGACTCGGTCACCTTTGTGAGGCCGAAAGAGATGGCTAATAAGCACAACGAGATGCAGCAGAACACTGGATTAGTGGAAGCAATCATACTTGAGGTTAAAGATAGAGAAAAGATTGGAGGGTCCTCTTTAAAGTCTGATATCATTTGCTGCAACAAATACCATTCCGAACAAGGGGTCTGCAAAGTTGGTGAGGTTATCATCCATAATAACCCAGACAACCCCGGGTGGCCAAAACGCATTAAGACCTTTTTTCAAGGGAACAATGAAGAAGTTAAAATGGAGCTCGAAAATGTCGAAATAAACAGCACTGGGATGTACTACCTCTATTTCATGTTTTGCGATCCGCAACTCAAGGGTACTCTTATTAAAGGAAGGACTGTGTGGAAGAACCCCAATGGTTATTTACCTGGGAAGATGGCTCCTTTGATGACATTTTTTGGTGTGATGTCTTTGGCTTACCTTGTACTAGGCCTTGGCTGGTTTTTAAGGTTTGTTCAGTTCTGGAAGGATATCATTCATTTGCACTACCATATCACGCTGGTGATTGCTCTTGGAATGTGTGAAATGGCTGTTTGGTACTTTGAATATTCTAATTTCAATTCAACTGGGAGCAGACCAATGGGTATTACATTGTGGGCAGTGACCTTTGGCTCTGTTAAGAAGACTCTATCTCGCCTTCTTCTTTTGGTGGTTTCCATGGGCTTTGGTGTCGTCAGGCCAACCTTAGGTGGCTTAACATCAAAAGTGCTTCTGCTTGGTTTGGTATATTTTATTGCGACAGATGCACTTGAGCTGGTAGAACATTTGGGGAACATTAATGACTTTTCTGGGAAAGCAAAGTTATTTTTGGTTCTACCTGTAGCTTTTTTGGATGCTTGTTTTATTCTATGGATTTTCTCATCACTATCAAAAACTTTAGAGAAACTTCAGGTAAGACTCTTTCCACTTAAAACTGTAATTAGAGATGCATAGAAGATAGATGGAAAGGAATCTGAGATTgatagacaatgtatgtatcaGCTAACATGGCATGAAGCTATTAGCTCaattagaaatcaaattcaCCAACCCTTGCTTCTGGATTTATATGGGATTAGTTACATAAATCTGTTTTCTCCATTCTGCTCAGTCTTGGGGTATGTTTAAATGATCGTCTTTCGTTGCTAATTTTCCTGTCTTAACTTTTAGTTTATACCTGCTAACCTTATTTCATTGATCATTCATATAATGTAAAGGTGGAGATGGAAAATGGACACATTATCTAAAACTAAACAGGCCTTTAGATCCTTGATCTTCCTGGCAGCAGTAGGCTCTGTATATACAAATAGGACATGATTTTCTTGTGAAACTtttagttattcataccaagaATCTTATCTTATTTGCAACAACTTTTAAAAtgatccatttgtttccaatttTGTTCCTGTTGTTTCTTGATTGTAGATGAGGAGAAACTTGGCAAAACTGGAGTTGTACCGCAAGTTTACTAATGCCCTTGCAGTGTCTGTGTTGCTCTCTATTGCTTGGATCGGCTTTGAGGTAGTACAAGTTCTTCTATCcattaaaaagttatttagGTGGCTTGCTACATGTAATCTTTGAGAGCCAGTTGGCATCACACTTCCTAGGTATTTGGAAACTGGGAGATGCCTAAGAACAAAATACACCCATGTGTGGTATAACATATAAACATTCTTGGTAATCTTTCAATAAACATTCCTGAGAAAAGGATGCTAGACCATGAATGTTTTTGGTAGTTTGGAATCTTGCACAATATTTCCAACATGCCCGTAGTGTCAACTGGCATGTAATGCTATAAAACATCTATtatcaaattcattttctactCCAGCTAGTAATTAATATAATGAATCCATGTTATAATCAACTTAACTTGGCTCAACTAAAccttttgtttcaaattaGTTGGGATTGGCTATATTATTCAATATCTTCTTACTGCACAATTGAGGGCTAAAACCTTTGAAAGATTGAACCCGCGTAATGTTCAGTTGGCCTCTACTTCTTTACATTCTTCCTACTTGGATCTAATCACACTTTTGTGCAGAAGCATCCCTAGGTCTACATTGCACATGACTAAACCTTCTAGGTCACCTTTtccttgttttattttcaatagtGCCGCCTCTACCTTGTTAAAAATATCTTCAGTTCTCAGTCTATCCTTTCTCACATGCTGATGCACCTATGTCAACATTCTTGTCTCAGACACAGTTATTTTGTGGACATTTAACTGCCCAACATTTCATACTATCAACCATAATGGATCTTGTGATCTTCTTCGAAAATATTCCCTCATCTTTGGTAGACTTATTTTCTGGACATGTTGTCTTGTAACTGCCCGATACCCCCCACTGTAAAGCATAACTTGTCTTAGGGCCTTTAATAGAATTGTTGCCTCAACCTAGTTCGTATCTTCTAGTTGTGAAAAACCTACATCACTTTCTACTTCATCCTGCCTGCTCAATTCCTATGGCTAACATCTTCTTCAAGCTTTCCTTGTGAATCATTGAACCAAGGTACTAAAAACATCAATTTTaggaatttctcgattttttATTGTAGTTCCATCATCCTCTCTTATTTCACCTTTTTAAACTTATGCTCCACATTTATTATGTTTTGATCCTTCTTAATTAAAATCCTCCAGAATCAATCCCTGCCTTAGTCTCATTTACTAATGACATCTGCAAATGCAAAATAATAGGCAACAAGGTATGATATCATGTCCTTGATATAAATCTactttaatttgaaatttactATTATTGAGTTTTTTAATCAAGCTCAAGCTTAAGCCTGGCACTTGCTTGGCTCAATTACACCCTATGCATCACATGGGAAACTAAGATGCCCATCTCTCTTGGGTTGAATGACTTTCCTGCAAGATGTGTGCCAAATGCAACAATGGTCTAGAGTGCTTGGGAATTAAAAAAGAGGTCTTGTGTGCCAAATGTGGTACCTGAGATTTATTCTTCAGTCTGgccaaaaaaagaataaataaaaattgctGCTTCAGAATTCCCAGGCATCCAATAAGGATTTAAGATTCTCTGTGTCAAAGATCAGTTAACTGAAGTTTGGAATTTTGTAATGTTCTCTTTCCATCATATTTGTGTATATATTTATCACCTCCACACCCTCTCTCCCTCCAATCCCCAACCCACCCCC is drawn from Theobroma cacao cultivar B97-61/B2 chromosome 4, Criollo_cocoa_genome_V2, whole genome shotgun sequence and contains these coding sequences:
- the LOC18602209 gene encoding transmembrane protein 87B, which encodes MKQRDFHRGRIKIITMFMLAGLFLGFPNADASIHEYRMEAFSPRSDAFFFHGGSEGLYASKLHEPTSASETKQSLKGKSSISFDSVTFVRPKEMANKHNEMQQNTGLVEAIILEVKDREKIGGSSLKSDIICCNKYHSEQGVCKVGEVIIHNNPDNPGWPKRIKTFFQGNNEEVKMELENVEINSTGMYYLYFMFCDPQLKGTLIKGRTVWKNPNGYLPGKMAPLMTFFGVMSLAYLVLGLGWFLRFVQFWKDIIHLHYHITLVIALGMCEMAVWYFEYSNFNSTGSRPMGITLWAVTFGSVKKTLSRLLLLVVSMGFGVVRPTLGGLTSKVLLLGLVYFIATDALELVEHLGNINDFSGKAKLFLVLPVAFLDACFILWIFSSLSKTLEKLQMRRNLAKLELYRKFTNALAVSVLLSIAWIGFELYFNATDPLSELWQIAWIIPAFWNMLAYSLLVVICVLWAPSRNPTRYAYMEEMDGDSDEEGIALTSNGGDMAMKLERQAIGDDLEEDKRE